Proteins encoded together in one Deinococcus irradiatisoli window:
- the cax gene encoding calcium/proton exchanger → MSKWLNVMLVFVPIAIYLEVTHGSQTLLFVSAALAILPLAGIMGQATEQLAVKLGSTVGGLLNATFGNATELIIAFFALSAGKFEVVKASIVGSILGNLLLVLGLALLLGGLKFKEQQFNVKSAGTVASLLTISVLALLIPTIFDFTARAVAPNQVAALDVRLGDAAAVVLILIYLAYLLFSLRTHRELLSSADSHEEHEGPHWSTPLAVGVLLAATVAVAFMSEFLVSSLDAATASLGLSEFFVGLILIPIIGNAAEHAAAVLFAMKNRMELAMTIALGSTVQVALLVAPLLVLAGWIIGQPLDLVVTPLELAAVAGAVLIANSIVRDGETNWLEGVMLLSVYAILGFAVFYFPAA, encoded by the coding sequence ATGTCCAAATGGCTCAATGTGATGCTGGTGTTCGTGCCCATCGCGATTTATCTGGAAGTCACGCACGGCAGCCAGACTTTGCTGTTCGTCTCGGCGGCGCTGGCGATCTTGCCGCTGGCCGGCATCATGGGGCAGGCCACCGAGCAACTGGCGGTCAAGCTCGGCAGCACGGTGGGCGGGCTGCTCAACGCCACCTTCGGCAACGCCACCGAGCTGATCATCGCTTTCTTCGCGCTCTCGGCGGGCAAGTTCGAGGTGGTCAAGGCCAGCATCGTGGGCAGCATCCTGGGCAACCTGCTGCTGGTGCTGGGCCTGGCCTTGCTGCTGGGCGGCCTGAAGTTCAAGGAGCAGCAGTTCAACGTCAAGAGCGCCGGCACGGTGGCGAGCCTGCTGACCATCAGCGTGCTGGCCCTGCTCATTCCCACCATCTTCGACTTCACCGCCCGCGCCGTGGCGCCCAACCAGGTGGCCGCGCTCGACGTGCGCCTCGGTGACGCGGCGGCCGTGGTCCTGATCCTGATTTACCTGGCGTACCTGCTCTTCAGCCTGCGCACCCACCGCGAACTGCTCTCCAGCGCCGATTCTCACGAGGAGCACGAAGGGCCGCACTGGAGCACTCCGCTGGCGGTGGGCGTGCTGCTGGCCGCCACGGTGGCGGTGGCCTTCATGTCGGAATTCCTGGTCAGCAGCCTCGACGCGGCCACCGCCTCACTGGGCCTCTCGGAATTCTTCGTGGGCCTCATCCTGATTCCGATCATCGGCAACGCCGCCGAGCACGCCGCCGCCGTGCTGTTCGCCATGAAAAACCGCATGGAACTCGCCATGACCATCGCGCTGGGGTCCACCGTGCAGGTCGCGCTGCTGGTCGCGCCGTTGCTGGTGCTGGCCGGCTGGATCATCGGCCAGCCGCTCGATCTGGTGGTCACGCCGCTGGAACTCGCCGCCGTGGCCGGCGCGGTGCTGATCGCCAACTCGATCGTGCGCGACGGCGAAACCAACTGGCTCGAAGGCGTCATGCTGCTGTCGGTCTACGCCATTCTGGGCTTCGCGGTGTTCTACTTTCCGGCGGCCTGA
- a CDS encoding class I SAM-dependent methyltransferase, protein MQPADAQRLIAQAVVPGEAWADLGAGRGTFTAALSALLGPGGSVLALDRDARALHSVRGVPGGAPVRTLSADFTALPSLPPHDGVLLANALHFVPDQQVVLLRLLELLRPPGKLLIVEYDMTRASAWVPHPLGFARLLTLSADLGWPTPQKLAEQPSRYHPQPIYAALITPLLG, encoded by the coding sequence ATGCAGCCCGCCGATGCCCAGCGCCTGATCGCCCAAGCCGTGGTGCCGGGCGAGGCCTGGGCCGATCTGGGGGCGGGCCGGGGCACCTTCACGGCGGCGCTCTCGGCGCTGCTGGGGCCGGGCGGCTCGGTGCTCGCCCTCGACCGCGACGCCCGCGCCCTGCACTCGGTGCGTGGCGTGCCGGGCGGCGCGCCCGTTCGGACGCTGAGCGCCGACTTCACCGCGCTGCCATCCCTGCCGCCCCACGACGGCGTGCTGCTCGCCAACGCCCTGCACTTCGTGCCCGATCAACAGGTGGTGCTTCTCCGCCTTCTTGAGCTGCTGCGCCCGCCGGGCAAGCTGCTGATCGTGGAGTACGACATGACGCGCGCCTCGGCGTGGGTGCCGCATCCGCTGGGTTTTGCGCGGCTGCTGACCCTCAGCGCCGACCTCGGCTGGCCCACGCCGCAGAAGCTGGCCGAGCAGCCCTCGCGTTACCACCCGCAGCCGATCTACGCGGCGCTGATCACGCCGCTGCTGGGCTGA
- a CDS encoding ATP-binding protein produces MVLGTEDATPTVFWFSVSPGASVQLDDLVVVQTLKPNGQPVHFYGLVDNVRKRHEGVAFESDVEDVVAGVLPAAVSYAARVLVTRVDPEDFIPPQPGDVVRHARGEALQMALSADKMEEAAFPAGLLADGQTLPLNFRFVNGESGGHINISGISGVATKTSYALFLLHSIFRSGVMDRVAAASGGRQSGSAGGRAIIFNVKGEDLLFLDQPNAKVVEREDKARLTKGLDTDRYRVMGLPMAPFRDVQFLAPPRAGAAGSAIVPHVDQRAEGVQPFMFTLREFCERRMLPYVFADAGGSLNLGFVIGNIEEKLARLSVEGTGAALLVPDWDPAQAEEMPDDIQFDALGKVRVETFGQLISYLEYKLLEQNGGEGDSKWVLKQSPGTLRAFVRRLRGVQKHLTPLVRGDLNTAQAEKYRPNLMGGGFQLSVVDIHNLSAPAQMFVVGVMLRDLFEYKERHGRQDTVFVVLDELNKYAPRDDSSPIKDVLLDIAERGRSLGIILIGAQQTASEVERRIVSNAAIRVVGRLDLAEAERPEYRFLPQSFRARAGILQPGTMLVSQPDIPNPVLINYPFPAWATRRDEVGEAAGRSVEEVGAGWLD; encoded by the coding sequence ATGGTGCTGGGCACCGAGGACGCCACGCCGACGGTGTTCTGGTTCTCGGTGTCGCCAGGGGCCAGCGTGCAGCTCGACGATCTGGTGGTGGTGCAGACCCTCAAGCCCAACGGTCAGCCGGTGCACTTCTACGGTCTGGTGGACAATGTCCGCAAGCGCCACGAGGGCGTGGCCTTCGAGTCGGACGTGGAGGACGTGGTGGCCGGGGTGCTGCCGGCGGCGGTGAGCTACGCCGCCCGGGTGCTGGTCACGCGGGTAGACCCCGAGGACTTCATTCCGCCGCAGCCGGGCGACGTGGTGCGCCACGCGCGCGGCGAAGCGCTTCAGATGGCGCTGAGCGCCGACAAGATGGAAGAAGCGGCCTTCCCGGCGGGCCTGCTGGCCGACGGACAGACCCTGCCGCTCAACTTCCGCTTCGTCAACGGCGAATCCGGCGGCCACATCAACATCTCCGGCATTTCCGGGGTTGCCACCAAGACCAGTTACGCGCTGTTTTTGCTGCACTCGATCTTTCGCAGCGGCGTGATGGACCGGGTGGCGGCGGCGAGCGGCGGGCGGCAGTCCGGCAGCGCGGGCGGGCGGGCGATCATCTTCAACGTCAAGGGCGAGGACCTGCTGTTTCTCGATCAGCCGAACGCCAAGGTGGTGGAGCGGGAAGACAAGGCCCGCCTCACCAAGGGCCTGGACACCGACCGCTACCGCGTGATGGGGCTGCCGATGGCGCCGTTTCGCGACGTGCAGTTCCTGGCCCCGCCGCGTGCGGGTGCGGCAGGGTCGGCCATCGTGCCGCACGTCGATCAGCGCGCCGAAGGCGTGCAGCCGTTCATGTTCACCCTGCGCGAGTTCTGCGAGCGCCGGATGCTGCCGTACGTCTTCGCCGACGCCGGGGGCAGCCTCAACCTGGGGTTCGTCATCGGCAACATTGAGGAGAAGCTGGCCCGGTTGTCGGTAGAGGGAACGGGCGCGGCGCTGCTGGTGCCGGACTGGGACCCGGCCCAGGCCGAAGAGATGCCCGACGACATTCAGTTCGACGCGCTGGGCAAGGTGCGCGTCGAGACCTTCGGGCAACTCATTTCCTACCTCGAATACAAGCTGCTGGAGCAAAACGGCGGCGAGGGCGATTCGAAATGGGTGCTCAAGCAGTCGCCCGGCACGCTGCGGGCCTTCGTCCGGCGGCTGCGCGGGGTGCAAAAGCACCTCACGCCGCTGGTGCGCGGCGACCTCAATACAGCCCAGGCCGAGAAGTACCGGCCCAACCTGATGGGCGGCGGGTTTCAGCTCAGCGTGGTGGACATCCACAACCTCTCGGCCCCGGCGCAGATGTTCGTGGTGGGCGTGATGCTGCGCGACCTGTTCGAGTACAAGGAACGCCACGGGCGGCAGGACACGGTGTTCGTGGTGCTCGACGAACTCAACAAGTACGCGCCGCGCGACGACAGCAGCCCGATCAAGGACGTGCTGCTCGACATCGCCGAGCGTGGGCGCAGCCTGGGCATCATCCTGATCGGGGCGCAGCAGACCGCCAGCGAAGTGGAAAGGCGCATCGTCTCGAACGCGGCCATCCGGGTGGTGGGGCGGCTCGATCTGGCCGAAGCCGAGCGGCCCGAGTACCGCTTTCTGCCGCAGAGCTTCCGCGCGCGCGCCGGCATCCTGCAACCCGGCACCATGCTGGTGTCGCAGCCGGACATTCCCAATCCGGTGCTGATCAACTACCCGTTTCCGGCGTGGGCCACCCGCCGCGACGAGGTGGGCGAAGCGGCAGGCCGTTCGGTGGAGGAAGTCGGCGCCGGCTGGCTCGACTGA
- a CDS encoding DNA double-strand break repair nuclease NurA, protein MQIRLDPWPVDTLDGQLTLKPFAGLVLDAETPRWAAVAKKPVPERLRRVLTIDGKPRMEARLLVEHGGAQPSVAGFGAYVVGAVDLCPHGSRQAELLDVRARRVLAYSDDVQAAVQPARFSPRNPQTGALEYQPHAFRGAHLEGPRSEVQRLMLSGEQALAAELASALPLDDTDADALAETLVLQDGPVRIGTAGSAVVGCVKTLHTDYLGADRIGLLSVLKPGERTPILRFTLGDDGLTPARSREQRFTWYVRLCEAPFYQHPLAGVMRLEMHAPEDSDFVPRAVIDIANLSGTLLCRLASQPHKDQRAPQNLIPTGALEQAMNRAMGSLDLVTRRIRSHLARELGVVA, encoded by the coding sequence ATGCAGATTCGCCTCGATCCCTGGCCCGTCGATACCCTCGACGGGCAGCTCACCTTGAAGCCCTTCGCCGGGCTGGTGCTCGACGCCGAAACGCCGCGCTGGGCGGCGGTGGCGAAAAAACCGGTGCCGGAGCGATTGCGGCGGGTGCTGACCATCGACGGCAAGCCGCGCATGGAAGCCCGCCTGCTGGTCGAGCACGGCGGCGCCCAGCCGAGTGTGGCGGGCTTCGGCGCCTACGTGGTGGGGGCGGTGGACCTCTGCCCGCACGGCAGCCGGCAGGCCGAACTGCTGGACGTGCGGGCGCGGCGGGTGCTGGCCTACAGCGACGACGTGCAGGCAGCGGTGCAGCCGGCGCGCTTCTCGCCGCGCAACCCGCAGACCGGCGCGCTGGAATACCAGCCGCACGCTTTCCGGGGCGCGCACTTGGAAGGCCCCAGGAGCGAGGTGCAGCGCCTGATGCTCTCCGGCGAGCAGGCGCTGGCCGCCGAACTCGCCTCGGCCCTGCCGCTCGACGACACCGACGCCGACGCCCTGGCCGAAACGCTGGTGCTGCAAGACGGTCCGGTGCGCATCGGCACTGCCGGCAGCGCGGTGGTGGGCTGCGTCAAGACCCTGCACACCGACTACCTCGGCGCCGACCGCATCGGGCTGCTGAGTGTCCTGAAGCCCGGCGAGCGTACCCCGATTCTGCGCTTCACGCTGGGCGACGACGGCCTGACGCCCGCGCGCAGCCGCGAGCAGCGCTTCACCTGGTACGTGCGGCTGTGCGAGGCGCCGTTTTACCAGCACCCGCTGGCCGGGGTGATGCGTCTGGAGATGCACGCGCCGGAAGACAGCGACTTCGTGCCGCGCGCGGTCATCGACATCGCCAATTTGTCGGGAACGCTGCTGTGCCGGCTCGCCAGCCAGCCGCACAAGGACCAGCGCGCGCCGCAGAACCTGATTCCCACCGGGGCGCTGGAGCAGGCCATGAACCGGGCGATGGGCAGCCTGGACCTGGTGACGCGCCGCATCCGATCGCACCTGGCCCGCGAGCTGGGGGTGGTGGCGTGA
- a CDS encoding M20 family metallopeptidase — protein MTPQTTPGQADVGAEPLVSLLRDLKQLTELESPSSDPLAVCAVQDVVESWARALQARTHALPGGTRQFLFGVPESGGADDKALLVLMHADTVWPHGTLGEMPFRVEGERVYGPGTYDMKGGIVGLFAALRALQGQYPAGGIEVLLTPDEETGSHHSRAVIEVAAQRARAVLVVEPPVAESHALKTGRKGVGQFRVEVQGVAAHAGNKPHEGASAITEAARQVLAVQALADHAKGTTVSVGCIGGGGAVNVIPARAFFDVDVRVSTLEEGERVTTAMQELAAHDERVKLTVSGGLNRPPFERSDRTLALYAKARALAEEIGFDLGEEVVGGGSDGNFTAPVAPTLDGLGAPGDGAHAAHEHIRLDRWPDHVRLLTALLREL, from the coding sequence ATGACACCCCAAACAACCCCGGGGCAGGCCGATGTCGGCGCCGAGCCCCTGGTTTCCCTGCTGCGCGACCTCAAACAGCTGACTGAACTCGAATCGCCCTCCTCCGATCCGCTGGCGGTCTGCGCCGTGCAGGACGTGGTGGAAAGCTGGGCCAGGGCCCTGCAGGCGCGCACCCACGCCCTGCCTGGCGGTACCCGGCAGTTTCTCTTCGGGGTGCCGGAATCCGGCGGCGCAGACGACAAGGCGCTGCTGGTCCTGATGCACGCCGACACCGTCTGGCCGCACGGCACGCTCGGCGAGATGCCGTTTCGGGTGGAGGGCGAGCGGGTCTACGGGCCCGGCACCTACGACATGAAAGGCGGCATCGTGGGCCTGTTTGCCGCATTGCGCGCCCTGCAAGGGCAGTACCCGGCCGGCGGCATCGAGGTGCTGCTCACCCCCGACGAGGAAACCGGCAGCCACCACAGCCGCGCCGTGATCGAGGTCGCCGCCCAGCGCGCCCGCGCCGTGCTGGTGGTCGAGCCCCCGGTGGCCGAAAGCCACGCGCTCAAAACCGGCCGCAAGGGCGTGGGGCAGTTCCGGGTGGAGGTTCAGGGGGTGGCGGCCCACGCCGGCAACAAACCGCACGAGGGAGCCAGTGCCATCACCGAGGCGGCCCGGCAGGTGCTGGCGGTGCAGGCGCTGGCCGACCACGCCAAAGGCACCACCGTCAGCGTGGGCTGCATCGGCGGCGGCGGGGCCGTCAACGTGATTCCGGCCCGGGCCTTCTTCGACGTGGACGTGCGGGTGTCCACGCTCGAGGAAGGCGAGCGCGTCACCACGGCCATGCAGGAGCTCGCCGCGCACGACGAACGCGTCAAGCTGACGGTCAGCGGCGGGCTCAATCGTCCGCCGTTCGAGCGCAGCGACCGGACCCTGGCCCTGTACGCCAAAGCTCGGGCGCTGGCCGAGGAGATCGGCTTCGACCTCGGCGAGGAAGTGGTGGGCGGCGGCAGCGACGGCAACTTCACCGCTCCTGTCGCCCCCACCCTCGACGGCCTGGGCGCGCCGGGCGACGGGGCGCACGCCGCCCACGAGCACATCCGTCTGGACCGCTGGCCCGACCACGTGCGGCTGCTCACGGCGCTGCTGCGCGAACTTTGA
- a CDS encoding 3-deoxy-7-phosphoheptulonate synthase — protein sequence MSSDFHQSATENLHVSAFETVITPRQLKEALPLTPMAERTVSQARAAIRNILHGRDPRLLVIAGPCSIHDFGQALAYAEKLAALREELSGEMEIVMRVYVDKPRTTVGWRGYLTDPHLNGAYDFGGGLKLTRELMLQINDLGLPVATELLDPFVPQYLFDLLSWVCIGARTAESQTHRVMASAVSAPVGFKNGTGGSLKIAVDAAVAARSPHAFFTITDDAQACIVHTRGNPDGHVVLRGGSAGPNYQADSVAEAARLLELAHLTPAVVVDCSHANSGSDHTRQHLVWQDALAQRRSGSPALRGVMLESHLNPGKQSIPADLTDLQYGVSVTDACIGWEETETLLRSAGT from the coding sequence GTGAGTTCCGATTTTCACCAAAGCGCCACCGAAAACCTGCATGTCAGCGCCTTCGAAACCGTCATCACGCCCCGGCAGCTCAAAGAAGCGCTGCCGCTGACCCCTATGGCCGAGCGCACCGTGTCGCAGGCGCGCGCCGCCATCCGCAACATCCTGCACGGCCGCGATCCACGCCTGCTGGTGATCGCCGGGCCGTGCAGCATCCACGACTTCGGCCAGGCGCTGGCCTACGCCGAGAAGCTGGCGGCCCTGCGCGAGGAACTGAGCGGCGAAATGGAAATCGTGATGCGGGTGTACGTGGACAAACCGCGCACCACGGTGGGCTGGCGCGGCTACCTGACCGACCCGCACCTCAACGGGGCCTACGATTTCGGCGGCGGCCTGAAACTCACCCGCGAGCTGATGCTGCAAATCAACGACCTCGGCTTGCCGGTCGCCACCGAACTGCTCGATCCCTTTGTGCCGCAGTACCTGTTCGATCTGCTCAGCTGGGTGTGCATCGGGGCGCGCACCGCCGAATCGCAGACGCACCGGGTGATGGCCAGCGCGGTGTCGGCGCCGGTGGGCTTCAAGAACGGCACCGGCGGCAGCCTCAAAATCGCGGTGGACGCGGCGGTGGCGGCCCGCAGCCCGCACGCGTTTTTCACCATCACCGACGACGCCCAGGCCTGCATCGTGCATACCCGGGGCAACCCCGACGGGCACGTGGTGCTGCGCGGCGGCAGCGCCGGCCCCAACTATCAGGCCGACTCGGTGGCCGAAGCGGCCCGGCTGCTGGAACTGGCCCACCTCACACCCGCCGTGGTGGTGGACTGCTCGCACGCCAACAGCGGCTCGGACCACACCCGCCAGCATCTGGTGTGGCAGGACGCGCTGGCGCAGCGCCGTTCGGGCAGCCCGGCCCTGCGCGGCGTGATGCTCGAAAGCCACCTGAACCCCGGCAAGCAGAGCATTCCCGCCGACCTCACCGATCTGCAGTACGGCGTGTCGGTCACCGACGCCTGCATCGGCTGGGAGGAAACCGAAACGCTGCTGCGCTCGGCTGGGACTTAA
- a CDS encoding PQQ-dependent sugar dehydrogenase, which translates to MLRNLMPLLLGGLLLGAACAQNNAAGNDPTHAAAPIANSTTSGGFTVPQGFAVSTYADGFQRPRLMALAPNGDVFLSDAGAGKVYVLRGKGKAESKTVYAQGLNQPHGLAFHGGYLYVANTDGVVRYAYKSGDQKASGNPEKLLSLPSGAGHSTRTVVFGPDDKMYVATGSSCNVCEESDDKRAAVWVYDADGKNGKPYSTGLRNAVGLEWYGGTLYATNNARDNLGDNVPPEGFYKLGQGRDFGWPYCYTLQPGQAQVWDKDFGKKSAETCKSTTPAFALTTAHSAPLGLAFYTGKTFPDKYQGQMFVALHGSWNRTTKSGYKVIMIDPKSGKVQDFLTGFLSGQSAKGRPVDLLSLPDGSMLLTDDDAGKVYRITYQQ; encoded by the coding sequence ATGCTTAGAAACCTGATGCCGCTTCTGCTCGGCGGCCTGCTGCTTGGCGCCGCCTGCGCCCAGAACAACGCGGCCGGCAACGACCCTACCCACGCCGCCGCGCCGATCGCCAACTCCACCACCTCGGGGGGCTTCACCGTGCCGCAGGGGTTTGCGGTCAGCACCTACGCCGACGGCTTTCAGCGCCCCCGCTTAATGGCCCTGGCCCCCAACGGTGACGTGTTCCTGAGCGACGCCGGGGCCGGTAAAGTCTACGTGCTGCGCGGCAAAGGCAAGGCCGAGAGCAAGACCGTCTACGCCCAGGGCCTCAACCAGCCGCACGGACTGGCGTTTCACGGCGGCTACCTGTACGTTGCCAACACCGACGGCGTGGTTCGCTACGCCTACAAGTCCGGCGACCAGAAAGCCAGCGGCAATCCCGAGAAACTGCTGAGCCTGCCCAGCGGCGCGGGGCACTCCACCCGCACGGTGGTGTTCGGCCCCGACGACAAGATGTACGTGGCGACCGGCAGCAGTTGCAACGTCTGCGAGGAAAGCGACGACAAACGCGCCGCCGTGTGGGTCTACGACGCCGACGGCAAGAACGGCAAGCCGTATTCGACCGGCCTGAGAAACGCCGTGGGCCTGGAATGGTACGGCGGCACCCTGTACGCCACCAACAACGCCCGCGACAACCTCGGCGACAACGTGCCGCCGGAGGGCTTCTACAAGCTGGGGCAGGGGCGCGACTTCGGCTGGCCGTACTGCTACACCCTGCAGCCGGGTCAGGCCCAGGTCTGGGACAAGGATTTCGGCAAGAAGAGCGCCGAGACCTGCAAGTCCACCACCCCGGCCTTCGCCCTGACCACCGCCCACAGCGCTCCGCTGGGCCTGGCTTTTTACACCGGCAAGACCTTTCCCGACAAGTACCAGGGCCAGATGTTCGTGGCGCTGCACGGCTCGTGGAACCGCACCACCAAGAGCGGCTACAAGGTGATCATGATTGATCCCAAGAGCGGCAAGGTGCAGGACTTCCTGACCGGCTTCCTGAGCGGCCAGAGCGCCAAGGGCCGCCCGGTGGACCTGCTGAGCCTGCCCGACGGC